One window from the genome of Paraneptunicella aestuarii encodes:
- a CDS encoding ribonuclease E inhibitor RraB, giving the protein MNTNYLLSFDSGEQFLEQVTSLLVEKRLDKFKPVSFSFYLEFTDRQDAQDVSVMLTDTGFSVVMEQENESDKWTCWCNKSVTPTPLKLEDMAKGILYAIRSRKGDIKRWETNPYNSGQELGQLLAAFEHQYFELQADAA; this is encoded by the coding sequence ATGAATACGAATTACTTACTTAGTTTTGATAGCGGTGAACAGTTTCTTGAGCAAGTGACTTCTCTTCTGGTTGAGAAGCGTTTGGACAAGTTTAAGCCTGTTTCATTCTCCTTCTACCTCGAATTTACTGATCGTCAAGACGCTCAAGACGTTAGCGTTATGCTAACTGACACTGGTTTTTCTGTGGTGATGGAACAAGAAAATGAATCTGATAAGTGGACATGTTGGTGCAATAAATCGGTCACACCGACCCCACTGAAGTTAGAGGACATGGCAAAAGGTATTTTATATGCAATTCGAAGCAGGAAAGGGGATATAAAGCGTTGGGAAACCAACCCATACAATTCAGGACAGGAACTCGGGCAGTTATTGGCTGCTTTCGAACATCAATACTTTGAATTGCAAGCGGACGCCGCATAA
- a CDS encoding YqiA/YcfP family alpha/beta fold hydrolase yields MKCTETKEYMAQHHPDILLVAPQVPNYPMEAITLLRETVSEVVNKYPNAQLGYIGSSMGGFMSTNLMQDFPGRAVLVNPAVTPHILLHDYLGEHEHPYTGKSFTLTKQHMSELESLLVPKLQAPENFWVLLQEGDETLDYKEAVEKYSAGNVTVEKGGDHSFQGYGNYLQRIFQFLYPE; encoded by the coding sequence GTGAAATGCACTGAAACCAAGGAGTATATGGCTCAACATCACCCTGATATCTTGTTAGTGGCTCCCCAGGTTCCCAACTACCCAATGGAAGCCATTACTTTGCTACGCGAAACGGTTTCTGAGGTAGTGAACAAATACCCCAATGCTCAGCTAGGTTACATTGGCAGTTCGATGGGCGGGTTTATGAGTACCAATTTAATGCAGGATTTCCCGGGACGCGCTGTACTGGTTAACCCCGCAGTTACACCACATATTTTGTTGCATGACTACCTTGGTGAGCACGAGCACCCATACACCGGCAAGTCGTTCACGTTAACTAAACAGCACATGAGCGAATTGGAATCTTTGCTTGTTCCAAAATTGCAAGCACCAGAGAACTTCTGGGTATTGCTTCAGGAAGGCGATGAAACGCTGGATTATAAAGAAGCCGTAGAGAAATATTCAGCTGGAAATGTAACCGTTGAAAAAGGCGGCGATCACAGCTTTCAGGGCTATGGAAATTACCTGCAACGCATCTTTCAATTTCTTTATCCTGAATAG
- a CDS encoding metallophosphoesterase family protein gives MACRIVQVSDCHLVSDLDKTSYNDINPYQSLKAVLQSAANESPDILLLTGDISGDDSVQSYQYLKLLLREPYVPKVIRIIPGNHDVPDLMREELGEDICRFDGYEDLGRWRIHYMNSKHEGTLGHVSKERLQAFQNDVLELPRAHHLAVVHHHPLDTNSWMDKHEWTNRDKFLQLMHYLPRPVRVLYGHIHQARSRTFSGQEYYACPSSCWQWELQDEFGVSNEAPGYRVMELGDDGEWLTWVNRVPL, from the coding sequence ATGGCATGTCGAATCGTTCAAGTGAGTGATTGCCATCTGGTTTCTGATCTGGATAAAACAAGTTATAACGACATTAATCCTTATCAGTCACTCAAAGCCGTTTTGCAAAGTGCAGCCAATGAGTCTCCAGATATTTTGTTATTAACCGGGGATATTAGCGGTGATGACTCGGTACAAAGTTACCAGTATTTAAAGCTGCTCTTACGTGAGCCCTATGTTCCCAAAGTGATACGTATTATCCCCGGAAATCATGATGTTCCTGACCTCATGAGAGAGGAATTAGGGGAAGATATTTGTCGCTTTGATGGCTACGAGGATCTCGGACGTTGGCGTATTCACTATATGAACAGCAAGCATGAGGGAACCTTGGGGCATGTAAGTAAAGAACGCTTGCAGGCTTTTCAAAATGATGTTCTTGAACTACCTCGGGCACATCATCTTGCGGTAGTACACCATCATCCCCTGGATACCAACAGCTGGATGGATAAGCACGAATGGACGAACCGCGATAAATTTTTGCAACTAATGCATTACTTACCTCGTCCGGTCAGGGTTTTATACGGCCATATTCATCAAGCACGCTCGCGCACATTTTCAGGACAGGAATACTATGCCTGCCCTTCCAGCTGTTGGCAGTGGGAATTACAAGATGAATTTGGTGTCAGTAATGAAGCTCCGGGCTATCGAGTGATGGAATTAGGCGATGATGGGGAATGGTTAACCTGGGTTAATCGTGTCCCGTTGTGA
- a CDS encoding DUF1249 domain-containing protein — protein sequence MEELNNRRYYPNVSSLHATCDSNYVRLLKLLPEVDVENMQYEFGVHSALHYCIEIVECARYTTTVEMSQLNPEFPKYLKPSMRIRLYHDARMAEVVESQNIARFESSYRYPNKHMHQKNEKEMVNQFLSEWLSFCLAQRAPLESAQSI from the coding sequence ATGGAAGAGTTAAATAACCGACGCTATTACCCTAATGTGAGTTCACTCCATGCGACGTGTGACTCAAATTACGTGCGTCTGTTAAAACTGTTACCGGAAGTGGATGTTGAGAATATGCAATACGAATTTGGTGTTCATAGCGCTCTACATTATTGCATTGAGATTGTGGAGTGTGCTCGCTACACCACGACGGTTGAAATGAGTCAACTTAATCCGGAGTTTCCCAAGTATTTGAAGCCATCTATGCGTATTCGCTTGTATCATGATGCGCGAATGGCAGAGGTGGTAGAATCACAGAATATTGCTCGTTTTGAATCCAGCTATCGTTATCCTAATAAGCATATGCATCAAAAAAATGAAAAAGAGATGGTGAATCAGTTCTTGTCTGAGTGGCTGTCTTTTTGTCTGGCACAACGCGCACCTCTGGAATCCGCTCAGTCTATATAA
- the tolC gene encoding outer membrane channel protein TolC: protein MKKTLISLLVGFGLSTQAMAEDLSQIYQEALNNDPATLSAKATKDAAYSGIDISRASLLPQISLTVQESRTRGDIYSDVNLVSATLQQSIFDYSEWKSLGRAELVASRADANYGLALQNLIVRVTQAYFEVLRTQDDLEFSKAEKRAIARQLEQTKQRFEVGLTAITDVHEAQALYDNAEASEIRAQYEVEKSQESLWEITGNYYKEIAALDTNKFSASMPAPMDINSWSKLAEDKNLQLAASKISVDIAKKDIDIARSGHYPTLGLQASFSSNDTVGQSSDAAISDSQDRVDSRSATIALSVPIFSGGATSARTEQARHSFVSASEDREQTHRSVVKDVRSYYFDVTAAISRIKALEQAVVSAESALKATEAGFEVGTRTIVDVLNSTRNLYDAKRNLSTARYGYITSVLSLKLAAGTLSETDVQEINSGLSK, encoded by the coding sequence ATGAAAAAGACACTTATCTCCTTGCTGGTTGGATTTGGTTTATCCACTCAAGCCATGGCAGAAGATCTCTCCCAAATTTATCAGGAAGCACTCAACAACGACCCGGCGACTCTTAGTGCAAAAGCTACCAAAGATGCAGCTTACTCTGGCATTGATATTAGTCGAGCCAGTTTGCTTCCTCAAATTTCACTAACGGTACAAGAGTCTCGTACCCGTGGCGACATCTACAGCGATGTAAATTTGGTTTCTGCCACTTTGCAACAATCCATCTTTGATTATTCCGAATGGAAATCTCTGGGTCGTGCCGAGCTGGTTGCTTCTCGCGCAGATGCCAACTATGGTTTGGCGCTTCAAAACCTGATCGTTCGTGTCACTCAAGCGTATTTTGAAGTATTACGTACACAAGATGATCTGGAATTCTCCAAAGCAGAAAAACGCGCCATTGCACGTCAATTAGAGCAAACCAAACAACGTTTTGAAGTTGGTTTGACAGCTATTACTGACGTTCACGAAGCGCAAGCGTTGTACGATAACGCAGAAGCAAGCGAAATCCGCGCTCAATACGAAGTTGAGAAAAGTCAGGAAAGCTTGTGGGAAATCACAGGTAACTACTACAAAGAAATCGCTGCACTTGATACTAACAAGTTCAGTGCCAGCATGCCTGCGCCAATGGATATCAACAGCTGGTCAAAACTGGCTGAAGATAAGAACTTGCAGTTGGCAGCTAGCAAAATTAGCGTAGATATTGCCAAGAAAGACATTGATATTGCCCGTTCAGGTCACTACCCAACCTTGGGTTTGCAAGCATCGTTCTCATCGAATGACACTGTAGGACAATCTTCCGATGCGGCTATTAGCGATTCTCAAGATCGCGTAGACAGCCGTTCTGCAACTATTGCGCTGTCTGTTCCAATCTTCTCTGGCGGCGCAACCAGTGCTCGCACAGAACAAGCTCGTCATAGCTTTGTTTCAGCAAGTGAAGATCGTGAACAAACGCATCGCTCAGTAGTAAAAGATGTGCGTTCTTACTACTTCGATGTAACTGCTGCGATTTCTCGAATCAAGGCACTTGAACAAGCAGTTGTTTCAGCGGAAAGCGCATTGAAAGCAACCGAAGCCGGTTTTGAAGTGGGTACTCGTACTATCGTTGACGTACTGAACAGTACACGTAACTTGTATGATGCCAAACGTAACCTGTCTACCGCTCGCTACGGTTATATCACCAGCGTACTTAGCCTGAAATTGGCAGCAGGTACATTGAGTGAAACAGACGTTCAAGAAATTAACTCTGGCCTGAGCAAATAG
- the parE gene encoding DNA topoisomerase IV subunit B, producing MTNQSANQSSSQSYNAEAIEVLNGLEPVQRRPGMYTDTTRPNHLSQEVIDNSVDEALAGHASSIKVILHEDQSMEVIDDGRGMPVDIHPEEGIPGVELIMTKLHAGGKFSNKNYQFSGGLHGVGISVVNALSKRVEVTVRRDGNVYQMAFEHGDKVEDLSIIDTCGKRNTGTRVRFWPDEKYFDSPKFSVSKLRHILRAKAVLCPGLRIRFDDKNTKESEEWYFEDGLRDYLMQSTTGYETLPEGEPFVGAFSGNNEAADWAVVWLPEGGDLLAESYVNLIPTAQGGTHVNGLRQGLLEAMREFCEFRNLLPRGVKLTPEDIWDRCSYILSTKMQDPQFAGQTKERLSSRQASAFVSGVVKDAFSLWLNQHTDISDMLAQMCINNAQRRLRQSKKVARKKVTSGPALPGKLTDCTTQDPSRSEIFLVEGDSAGGSAKQARDRDFQAIMPLRGKILNSWEVESTQVLASQEIHDISVALGIDPDNEDISQLRYGKVCILADADSDGLHIATLLCALFVKHFRALVNAGHVYVAMPPLYRIDVGKEVYYALDEDEKKGILDRIEAENKKGKVNVQRFKGLGEMNPLQLRETTMDPNTRRLVQLTVDDSTHMLELMDMLLAKKRAPERKEWLESKGNLAEVEVL from the coding sequence ATGACGAACCAAAGCGCTAATCAAAGTTCTAGCCAAAGTTATAACGCTGAAGCTATTGAAGTCCTCAACGGATTGGAACCTGTTCAACGACGTCCCGGTATGTATACCGACACCACCCGTCCTAACCATCTTTCCCAAGAGGTTATCGACAACAGTGTGGACGAAGCGCTGGCTGGGCATGCCTCCTCCATTAAAGTCATTTTGCATGAAGACCAATCGATGGAAGTCATCGACGATGGTCGAGGTATGCCGGTCGATATTCACCCGGAAGAAGGTATTCCCGGCGTTGAGTTGATCATGACCAAGCTTCACGCTGGTGGTAAGTTCTCCAACAAAAACTACCAGTTCTCCGGTGGTTTGCACGGGGTGGGCATTTCGGTTGTAAACGCATTATCCAAGAGAGTGGAAGTCACCGTTCGTCGTGACGGCAATGTGTACCAAATGGCCTTTGAACATGGTGACAAGGTTGAAGACCTGAGCATTATCGACACTTGCGGCAAGCGCAACACGGGTACTCGGGTGCGCTTTTGGCCGGATGAAAAGTATTTTGATTCGCCCAAATTCTCGGTTAGCAAACTTCGCCATATTTTACGGGCAAAAGCCGTATTGTGTCCGGGGCTTAGAATTCGTTTTGACGACAAAAATACCAAAGAATCTGAAGAATGGTACTTCGAGGATGGACTGCGTGATTATTTGATGCAATCCACAACCGGGTATGAAACCTTGCCAGAAGGCGAACCCTTTGTCGGGGCGTTCTCTGGCAACAATGAAGCGGCTGACTGGGCAGTGGTTTGGCTACCGGAAGGCGGCGATTTACTGGCTGAAAGCTACGTAAACCTGATCCCTACCGCACAGGGCGGTACGCACGTTAACGGGTTGCGTCAAGGCTTGCTGGAAGCCATGCGCGAATTCTGTGAATTCCGTAACTTATTGCCCAGAGGCGTAAAGCTGACTCCCGAAGATATCTGGGACAGATGTAGCTATATATTGTCCACCAAAATGCAAGATCCACAATTCGCAGGACAAACTAAAGAACGTTTGTCTTCCCGACAAGCATCAGCCTTTGTTTCTGGCGTGGTGAAAGACGCATTCAGTTTGTGGCTCAACCAACATACCGATATTTCAGACATGTTGGCGCAGATGTGCATTAACAACGCTCAGCGCCGTTTACGTCAAAGCAAGAAAGTCGCACGTAAGAAAGTCACCTCAGGCCCTGCTCTTCCTGGCAAATTAACCGATTGTACCACTCAGGATCCTTCACGCTCAGAAATCTTCCTGGTGGAAGGTGACTCAGCGGGGGGCTCCGCCAAACAAGCCCGAGACCGTGATTTTCAAGCCATCATGCCGCTACGGGGTAAGATATTAAATAGCTGGGAAGTGGAGTCGACACAGGTTCTGGCCTCTCAGGAAATTCACGATATTTCCGTTGCCCTGGGCATTGATCCCGACAACGAAGATATCTCGCAACTGCGTTACGGCAAAGTATGCATCCTCGCCGATGCCGACTCAGACGGATTGCACATCGCCACACTACTGTGCGCCTTGTTTGTAAAACACTTCCGCGCCCTCGTTAACGCTGGTCACGTATATGTTGCCATGCCACCCTTGTATCGCATCGACGTAGGCAAAGAAGTGTATTACGCCCTCGACGAAGACGAGAAAAAAGGCATTTTAGATCGCATCGAAGCCGAGAATAAAAAAGGCAAAGTCAACGTGCAACGCTTTAAAGGCTTGGGCGAAATGAACCCGCTACAACTGCGCGAAACCACCATGGATCCCAACACCCGCCGTTTGGTACAGCTTACCGTCGACGACTCCACCCACATGCTCGAACTGATGGACATGCTCCTGGCAAAGAAAAGAGCCCCCGAAAGGAAGGAATGGTTGGAAAGTAAGGGGAACTTAGCGGAAGTTGAGGTGTTGTAA
- a CDS encoding IS3 family transposase (programmed frameshift), translating to MSKQRRTFTQEFKLEAASLVLDQGYSIPEACRALDVGETAMRRWVEQLKKERGGFTPENKALSAEHRKIQELEARINRLEREKSIFKKGYGSLNVRRMEQYALIDQLREHESIEVLCDAFSVPRSSYYDYRERDKSIKRDELVLRAMIHEFFNLSRQSAGSRTLVAMLNGNGIVVGRFKVRRIMQDMALVSTQPGSHSYKVALVERPDIPNLLAREFNVEEPDQVWCGDITYIWSGNKWIYLAVILDLYARRVVGWALSEHPDTALVIKALDRAYEQRGRPKNVLFHSAQGSQYGALKFRQRLWRYRMKQSMSRRGNCWDNSPMERVFRSLKTEWIPSTGYQSYLQAERDISYYLMDYYNHQRPHSHNGMIAPALAEEKLNLLSGNS from the exons ATGTCAAAACAACGTCGAACTTTTACTCAAGAATTTAAATTGGAAGCAGCAAGCCTTGTTCTTGATCAGGGTTATTCAATTCCAGAAGCTTGCCGAGCTCTGGATGTTGGTGAAACGGCGATGCGTCGCTGGGTTGAGCAATTGAAAAAAGAACGAGGTGGGTTTACTCCAGAAAACAAGGCTCTGTCTGCTGAACATAGAAAGATCCAGGAGCTTGAAGCACGAATTAACCGCCTGGAAAGAGAGAAATCCATAT TTAAAAAAGGCTACGGCTCTCTTAATGTCAGACGAATGGAGCAATACGCGCTGATTGACCAATTAAGAGAGCATGAAAGCATTGAGGTACTTTGCGACGCATTTAGCGTACCGCGCTCAAGTTATTACGATTACCGTGAGCGAGACAAGTCAATTAAACGTGATGAGTTGGTGTTAAGAGCAATGATCCATGAATTTTTCAATCTTAGTCGCCAGTCTGCCGGGAGTCGCACATTAGTCGCCATGTTGAACGGAAATGGCATCGTCGTCGGCAGGTTTAAAGTCCGCCGTATTATGCAAGATATGGCGTTGGTCAGTACCCAGCCTGGAAGCCACTCATATAAAGTGGCATTGGTTGAGAGGCCGGATATTCCGAACCTGTTGGCTCGTGAATTTAATGTTGAAGAGCCGGATCAGGTGTGGTGCGGCGATATTACTTACATCTGGTCTGGCAATAAATGGATATATCTTGCCGTCATTCTGGATTTATATGCTCGCAGAGTGGTTGGTTGGGCGTTATCTGAACATCCTGATACCGCATTGGTTATTAAAGCCCTGGACAGAGCTTACGAGCAAAGAGGTAGGCCGAAGAATGTCTTGTTTCATTCAGCTCAAGGGAGTCAATATGGTGCACTTAAATTTCGTCAAAGGCTGTGGCGCTATCGTATGAAACAAAGCATGAGCCGGCGAGGGAATTGTTGGGATAACAGCCCAATGGAACGTGTGTTTAGAAGTTTGAAAACGGAATGGATACCATCAACTGGCTATCAGTCATATCTGCAAGCAGAGCGAGACATTAGCTACTACCTGATGGACTACTATAACCATCAGCGACCACATAGTCACAATGGGATGATTGCACCAGCATTAGCTGAAGAAAAACTTAATTTACTGTCCGGGAATAGTTGA
- the nudF gene encoding ADP-ribose diphosphatase: protein MNKIQQFNHQDVQILEKEPLFKGFFSLFKYRFKHRLHNGQWSQEIEREVFERGNAVAVLPYDPVLKEFVLIEQFRTGALGRVEQPWLLEVVAGMIEEDERHEDVCRREAQEEAGLELSELIPIMEYLPSPGGCSEMLSLYFSFVDAKDAGGVFGLDEENEDILVHRVPEHEVMQWLQEGRIINSATIIALQWFALNKDQLLADFKHE from the coding sequence TTGAATAAAATTCAGCAATTTAATCATCAGGATGTCCAAATTTTGGAGAAAGAGCCTTTGTTTAAAGGCTTCTTCTCCCTGTTTAAATACCGTTTTAAGCATCGTTTGCACAATGGTCAATGGAGCCAGGAAATTGAGCGAGAGGTATTTGAACGAGGCAATGCCGTTGCTGTCTTACCTTATGATCCTGTACTAAAAGAATTTGTATTAATTGAGCAATTTCGTACGGGAGCTTTGGGCAGAGTAGAGCAACCTTGGTTGTTAGAGGTGGTCGCTGGTATGATAGAGGAAGACGAGCGTCATGAAGATGTATGTCGTCGCGAAGCTCAAGAAGAAGCCGGGTTGGAGCTTTCAGAGTTGATTCCTATTATGGAATACCTGCCAAGCCCCGGCGGATGCAGTGAAATGCTCAGTTTGTATTTCTCTTTCGTGGATGCAAAGGATGCGGGTGGGGTGTTTGGCCTTGATGAAGAAAATGAGGACATTCTGGTTCATCGAGTTCCTGAGCATGAGGTAATGCAATGGCTTCAGGAAGGGCGCATTATTAATTCAGCGACTATCATTGCACTACAGTGGTTTGCTTTGAATAAAGATCAGTTATTAGCTGATTTTAAACACGAGTAA
- a CDS encoding diacylglycerol kinase translates to MTHFEKRTGLKRLLGTIINAWKGFRWMLCNEEAFQQELLLAVPLTLLALWLDVPVMSKLALIGVLFLVLLVEVLNTAIETAIDRIGTELHELSGLAKDIASFAVTLSLILACIVWATILWDYWAG, encoded by the coding sequence ATGACTCATTTTGAAAAAAGAACCGGTCTGAAAAGATTGCTGGGAACTATCATTAATGCCTGGAAAGGCTTTCGCTGGATGTTGTGTAACGAGGAGGCTTTCCAGCAGGAGTTATTGCTCGCCGTTCCCCTTACGTTGTTGGCGTTGTGGCTTGATGTTCCCGTTATGAGCAAGCTGGCGCTAATTGGCGTGTTGTTTTTGGTTTTGCTGGTTGAGGTATTGAATACAGCTATTGAAACCGCAATAGACCGAATTGGTACTGAACTTCACGAGTTATCAGGATTGGCGAAAGACATTGCTTCGTTTGCTGTCACCTTATCTTTGATTCTGGCTTGTATCGTTTGGGCGACTATTCTGTGGGATTACTGGGCTGGATAA
- a CDS encoding phosphoethanolamine transferase, giving the protein MTRLKLCSNQLIFFIAVYITFVANSVFLLDCVEIVSKQSVANFPFLISIPLLLLSLTFLLLRLITPLRIVVKPVLILITVISALIAAGQSRYGIVFDYGMVENIFETDVDEASTYLSFGNLGLFLGFVAVPLGLISVTKIKADRVPMELKRSFILSIMALALIGLIASLFYADYAATGRNNRFVKKELVPFQFVSSAIKFVNHRYLAEPVEFEILDSQPTLMAAANKKPRLNIMVVGETARAQNFQYQGYERPTNQFTKDYSPVYFNNVISCGTATAVSVPCMFSFQVRDNFDRNKSQNQQNVLDIAEKAGVGVTWVDNNSGCKEVCNRVETIKVSTDEIHPMCDGDYCYDAVLVEQLHTLLNNSGAQGDSLHDRMVVLHMIGSHGPTYYRRYPATSKYFTPDCPTNEIQSCSQDELVNTYDNTILYSDYVNASIIRVLQEYQNNFDVSMLYISDHGESLGENGAYLHGFPYMFAPDTQTHVPMLFWSSDNKQMECASRKSQESLSHDFISHTLLGLMGINSTLYNADLDLLQC; this is encoded by the coding sequence GTGACTCGTTTAAAGCTCTGTTCCAATCAGCTGATTTTTTTCATTGCTGTTTATATTACCTTTGTCGCGAACAGCGTATTTTTATTAGACTGTGTTGAAATCGTTTCAAAGCAGAGTGTTGCTAATTTTCCATTTCTTATTTCAATCCCCTTGTTGTTATTGAGTTTAACCTTTTTGCTTTTACGCTTGATCACGCCATTACGTATTGTTGTTAAACCCGTATTAATTTTGATCACTGTTATTAGTGCGTTAATCGCCGCAGGGCAAAGTCGATACGGTATCGTTTTTGATTACGGCATGGTCGAGAATATTTTTGAAACGGATGTTGATGAAGCCAGTACCTATTTGTCTTTTGGAAATCTGGGCTTGTTTCTTGGTTTTGTGGCTGTGCCACTTGGGCTTATCTCTGTTACTAAAATCAAGGCTGACCGCGTTCCTATGGAGCTGAAGCGTTCCTTCATCTTGAGTATTATGGCCTTGGCTCTTATTGGATTGATTGCCTCACTTTTCTATGCTGATTACGCTGCAACCGGGCGTAACAACCGTTTTGTTAAGAAAGAATTGGTGCCCTTTCAATTTGTCAGCAGCGCAATCAAATTTGTAAATCATCGTTATCTGGCTGAGCCTGTAGAGTTTGAGATACTTGATTCGCAACCTACCTTGATGGCTGCCGCCAATAAAAAGCCCAGACTGAATATTATGGTGGTGGGGGAAACAGCCCGAGCGCAAAACTTTCAGTATCAGGGCTATGAACGTCCAACGAATCAGTTCACCAAAGATTATTCCCCTGTTTACTTTAATAACGTTATTTCTTGTGGCACCGCTACCGCTGTGTCCGTTCCTTGCATGTTTTCGTTTCAGGTCAGAGATAACTTCGATCGAAACAAAAGCCAAAATCAGCAGAATGTATTGGATATCGCTGAAAAAGCGGGTGTAGGTGTTACCTGGGTTGATAACAACAGCGGTTGTAAAGAAGTGTGTAACCGTGTTGAAACGATCAAAGTATCGACAGATGAAATACATCCAATGTGTGATGGGGACTACTGTTATGATGCTGTGTTAGTTGAACAGTTGCATACATTACTGAATAACTCTGGAGCGCAGGGCGATTCGCTTCATGATCGTATGGTTGTATTGCATATGATTGGTTCTCACGGGCCAACCTATTACCGCCGTTATCCTGCTACGTCAAAATACTTCACGCCTGATTGCCCAACCAATGAAATACAGTCTTGTAGTCAGGATGAATTGGTGAACACGTATGATAATACGATCCTGTATTCGGATTACGTAAATGCCAGCATCATTAGGGTATTACAGGAATATCAGAATAATTTTGATGTATCCATGTTGTATATCTCTGATCACGGTGAGTCTTTGGGAGAAAATGGCGCTTATTTGCATGGCTTCCCTTATATGTTCGCACCGGATACCCAAACTCATGTGCCCATGTTGTTTTGGAGTAGCGATAACAAGCAAATGGAGTGTGCTTCCAGAAAAAGCCAGGAATCGTTGAGCCATGACTTTATTTCCCATACCTTACTTGGGTTAATGGGCATAAACTCGACACTATACAATGCTGATTTAGACCTGTTGCAGTGTTAG